The Candidatus Zixiibacteriota bacterium genome includes a window with the following:
- a CDS encoding spore germination protein GerW family protein: MSNNVVDILKGVVGELREMAKSETVIGDPVTVGDKTVIPVVKISFGFGAGGGEGSQEKVSGFGGGGGGGARIEPAAFIIIDKDGAKLLPAGKGKWDTIIDAIPGIAKKISKFKDKFKKSDDDDFDFDEEFPPEEEDASGDKDSEDKD, from the coding sequence ATGTCAAACAACGTAGTTGATATACTCAAAGGCGTAGTCGGAGAACTTCGCGAAATGGCCAAATCCGAAACGGTGATCGGCGATCCGGTAACGGTCGGCGATAAAACCGTTATCCCGGTGGTCAAGATCTCGTTCGGATTCGGAGCGGGCGGCGGCGAAGGCTCCCAGGAGAAGGTATCCGGTTTCGGCGGCGGCGGCGGCGGTGGGGCCAGGATTGAGCCGGCAGCGTTTATCATTATCGATAAAGACGGCGCCAAACTGCTCCCGGCCGGTAAGGGTAAATGGGATACGATTATCGATGCCATCCCCGGTATCGCCAAGAAAATCAGCAAGTTCAAAGACAAGTTCAAAAAATCCGATGACGACGATTTCGACTTCGACGAGGAGTTCCCGCCTGA